One part of the Athene noctua chromosome Z, bAthNoc1.hap1.1, whole genome shotgun sequence genome encodes these proteins:
- the SNCAIP gene encoding synphilin-1 isoform X2, giving the protein MEAPEYLDLDEIDFSDDISYSVTSLKTIPELCRRCDSQNEDRSVSSSSWNCGVSTLIGNAQKPTGIADVCNKFRPVKRVSPLKHQPESSENNESDDQKNEKGEYQKGSDTQSAPPNDDQSPGEGESLKSKNIEPAVLLGELEHYDLDMDEILDVPYIKSSQQVVPFTKVAPEKKCSTVNGLSGKACSAGNTESSSASRMQFCVLSPVKVSQLRKAQPIVLDQHKHLTEELELSQPLVKCSSVHESEAQGKDFLSRTFVDPQAHRTEKTMPNCHLRTFHLQTVVAESKQLEELSMNWSSAGAPEERSEEVKKIKSILNIVKEGQISLLPHLAADNLDKIHDECDNNLLHVAASKGHAECLQHLTSLMGEDCLNERNIEQLTPAGLAIKNGQLECVRWMVSETEAIAELSCSKDHPSLIHYAGCYGQEKILLWLLQFMQEQGISLDEVDQDGNTAVHVAAQHGYLGCIQTLVEYGANVTMQNHMGEKPSQSAERHGHTMCSRYLVVVETCMSLASQVVKLTKQLKEQTVERVTLQNQLQQLLEAQRSEGKSLPTSPSLPSSPGSGKPQWKPSEADELSPPKSKLNTQDGIQILGSLGTSSRTRAKIKDEDSDKILRQLLGKEISENVCMQEKLTLEFQDAHASSKNVKKILPEKRELKLARLRQLMQRSLSESDTDSAISEDHKNTPVKRTDKPRPQPIVESVENPESLHLMIKKHTSAAGRRFPFGIRVSKSVDGHSPSPTSESSDPDNEALYQSGTVPQTQFCGDNSPSSTDSAQKVATSPKSALKSPSSKRRTSQNLKLRVTFEEPVVQMELAESELSEEKDKDRGKGVMRAPSGSGEPAGDQLKRPFGTFRSIMETLSGNQNNNNNCQTANLIKTSSTLPFTSLGRKTADSKGNPATLTKGRNKPA; this is encoded by the exons tttccagcagcagctggaactgTGGAGTCTCAACTCTTATCGGAAATGCACAGAAACCAACAGGAATTGCAGATGTGTGCAATAAATTCAGACCAGTAAAGAGGGTTTCCCCATTAAAGCACCAGCCAGAAAGTTCTGAGAACAATGAAAGTGATGACCAGAAGAATGAAAAGGGAGAATACCAAAAAGGCAGCGATACTCAGTCTGCACCTCCAAATGATGACCAGAGTCCAGGAGAAGGAGAGAgtcttaaaagcaaaaatatcgAGCCTGCTGTTCTGCTTGGGGAGCTGGAGCACTATGACCTGGATATGGATGAAATTTTGGATGTGCCTTATATTAAATCAAGCCAGCAAGTTGTTCCTTTTACAAAGGTAGCTCCTGAGAAAAAATGTTCAACAGTGAATGGGCTTAGTGGCAAGGCCTGCTCTGCAGGAAACACAGAGAGCTCATCTGCCAGCAGGATGCAGTTCTGTGTGCTGTCTCCTGTAAAAGTCTCTCAGCTGAGAAAAGCACAGCCCATTGTCCTTGATCAGCACAAGCATTTAACAGAAGAATTAGAGCTTTCCCAGCCTTTAGTTAAGTGTAGCTCAGTCCATGAATCTGAAGCCCAGGGCAAAGACTTCCTCAGCAGGACATTTGTTGATCCTCAGGCTCACAGAACTGAGAAGACTATGCCAAACTGCCACCTGAGGACTTTCCACCTGCAGACTGTAGTGGCAGAAAGCAAGCAGCTAGAGGAACTGAGTATGAACTGGAGCAGTGCAGGGGCgccagaagagaggagtgaagaggtgaaaaaaattaagagcatCTTAAACATTGTAAAGGAAGGCCAAATATCTTTACTG ccaCATTTAGCAGCAGATAATCTGGATAAGATCCATGATGAATGTGACAACAATCTGTTGCATGTAGCAGCATCAAAGGGACATGCAGAATGCTTGCAGCATCTCACTTCTTTGATGGGTGAAGACTGTTTGAATGAACGAAACATTGAGCAGCTAACTCCAGCTGGATTAGCAATAAAG aatGGTCAGCTGGAGTGCGTTCGATGGATGGTAAGCGAAACAGAAGCTATTGCAGAATTAAGTTGCTCAAAAGACCACCCAAGCCTTATTCATTATGCAGGTTGCTATGGCCAG GAGAAAATCCTTCTGTGGCTTCTCCAGTTTATGCAAGAACAAGGGATTTCACTGGATGAGGTTGACCAGGATGGAAATACTGCTGTTCACGTAGCTGCTCAACATGGCTATCTAGGATGCATACAG ACATTGGTTGAATATGGAGCAAATGTCACCATGCAAAACCACATGGGAGAAAAACCATCACAAAGTGCTGAGCGACATGGGCACACCATGTGTTCCCGCTACTTAGTAGTTGTTGAGACATGTATGTCATTGGCCTCTCAGGTTGTCAAGCTAACTAAGCAGCTGAAGGA GCAGACAGTGGAACGTGTGACATTACAGAACCAACTCCAGCAGCTTTTAGAAGCCCAGCGGTCAGAGGGCAAGTCACTACCCACATCCCCAAG cttgCCATCATCTCCTGGTTCTGGCAAACCCCAGTGGAAACCATCTGAAGCAGATGAATTGTCTCCACCAAAAAGTAAATTGAACACCCAAGATGGGATTCAGATTCTTGGCAGCTTGGGAACTTCAAGTCGCACTCGAGCCAAGATAAAAGATGAGGACTCAGATAAAATCTTGCGCCAGTTGCTGGGGAAGGAAATCTCTGAAAATGTCTGTATGCAGGAGAAGCTGACTTTGGAATTTCAGGATGCTCATGCATCCTCCAAGAATGTGAAGAAGATATTGCCAGAGAAAAGGGAGCTGAAGCTAGCCAGACTGAGGCAACTGATGCAGAGGTCACTCAGCGAGTCTGACACAGACTCAGCTATTTCTGAGGACCACAAGAACACTCCTGTGAAAAGAACTGACAAACCAAGGCCTCAGCCCATAGTGGAGAGTGTTGAGAACCCAGAGAGTTTGCACCTGATGATCAAGAAACACACTTCTGCAGCAGGACGCCGCTTCCCTTTTGGTATCAGGGTCTCTAAGTCTGTGGATGGCCACAGTCCTTCCCCTACTTCAGAGAGCAGTGACCCAGATAATGAAGCCCTGTATCAGTCTGGTACTGTACCTCAGACCCAGTTTTGTGGAGACAACTCTCCATCCAGCACAGACAGTGCTCAAAAGGTTGCCACCAGCCCTAAGAGTGCTCTCAAGTCTCCATCTTCAAAGCGCAGAACCTCCCAAAATTTGAAACTCCGAGTAACTTTTGAGGAGCCTGTGGTGCAGATGGAGCTAGCAGAGTCAGAACTAAGTGAGGAAAAGGATAAAGACCGGGGCAAAGGAGTCATGCGGGCTCCATCCGGTTCTGGGGAGCCAGCAGGGGACCAGCTGAAAAGGCCTTTTGGAACCTTTCGGTCCATAATGGAGACGCTGAGTGGCAaccaaaataacaacaacaactgTCAAACAGCAAACCTGATCAAAACCTCATCCACGCTGCCTTTTACCTCATTAGGAAGGAAGACAGCAGACAGCAAGGGAAATCCAGCAACTCTCACAAAAGGAAGGAACAAGCCA gCATGA
- the SNCAIP gene encoding synphilin-1 isoform X1 — MEAPEYLDLDEIDFSDDISYSVTSLKTIPELCRRCDSQNEDRSVSSSSWNCGVSTLIGNAQKPTGIADVCNKFRPVKRVSPLKHQPESSENNESDDQKNEKGEYQKGSDTQSAPPNDDQSPGEGESLKSKNIEPAVLLGELEHYDLDMDEILDVPYIKSSQQVVPFTKVAPEKKCSTVNGLSGKACSAGNTESSSASRMQFCVLSPVKVSQLRKAQPIVLDQHKHLTEELELSQPLVKCSSVHESEAQGKDFLSRTFVDPQAHRTEKTMPNCHLRTFHLQTVVAESKQLEELSMNWSSAGAPEERSEEVKKIKSILNIVKEGQISLLPHLAADNLDKIHDECDNNLLHVAASKGHAECLQHLTSLMGEDCLNERNIEQLTPAGLAIKNGQLECVRWMVSETEAIAELSCSKDHPSLIHYAGCYGQEKILLWLLQFMQEQGISLDEVDQDGNTAVHVAAQHGYLGCIQTLVEYGANVTMQNHMGEKPSQSAERHGHTMCSRYLVVVETCMSLASQVVKLTKQLKEQTVERVTLQNQLQQLLEAQRSEGKSLPTSPSLPSSPGSGKPQWKPSEADELSPPKSKLNTQDGIQILGSLGTSSRTRAKIKDEDSDKILRQLLGKEISENVCMQEKLTLEFQDAHASSKNVKKILPEKRELKLARLRQLMQRSLSESDTDSAISEDHKNTPVKRTDKPRPQPIVESVENPESLHLMIKKHTSAAGRRFPFGIRVSKSVDGHSPSPTSESSDPDNEALYQSGTVPQTQFCGDNSPSSTDSAQKVATSPKSALKSPSSKRRTSQNLKLRVTFEEPVVQMELAESELSEEKDKDRGKGVMRAPSGSGEPAGDQLKRPFGTFRSIMETLSGNQNNNNNCQTANLIKTSSTLPFTSLGRKTADSKGNPATLTKGRNKPGPYFSYTSLSSSTLNEELLCNYAWHDDINRKSWKCDSQRSTEEPELQEFFL, encoded by the exons tttccagcagcagctggaactgTGGAGTCTCAACTCTTATCGGAAATGCACAGAAACCAACAGGAATTGCAGATGTGTGCAATAAATTCAGACCAGTAAAGAGGGTTTCCCCATTAAAGCACCAGCCAGAAAGTTCTGAGAACAATGAAAGTGATGACCAGAAGAATGAAAAGGGAGAATACCAAAAAGGCAGCGATACTCAGTCTGCACCTCCAAATGATGACCAGAGTCCAGGAGAAGGAGAGAgtcttaaaagcaaaaatatcgAGCCTGCTGTTCTGCTTGGGGAGCTGGAGCACTATGACCTGGATATGGATGAAATTTTGGATGTGCCTTATATTAAATCAAGCCAGCAAGTTGTTCCTTTTACAAAGGTAGCTCCTGAGAAAAAATGTTCAACAGTGAATGGGCTTAGTGGCAAGGCCTGCTCTGCAGGAAACACAGAGAGCTCATCTGCCAGCAGGATGCAGTTCTGTGTGCTGTCTCCTGTAAAAGTCTCTCAGCTGAGAAAAGCACAGCCCATTGTCCTTGATCAGCACAAGCATTTAACAGAAGAATTAGAGCTTTCCCAGCCTTTAGTTAAGTGTAGCTCAGTCCATGAATCTGAAGCCCAGGGCAAAGACTTCCTCAGCAGGACATTTGTTGATCCTCAGGCTCACAGAACTGAGAAGACTATGCCAAACTGCCACCTGAGGACTTTCCACCTGCAGACTGTAGTGGCAGAAAGCAAGCAGCTAGAGGAACTGAGTATGAACTGGAGCAGTGCAGGGGCgccagaagagaggagtgaagaggtgaaaaaaattaagagcatCTTAAACATTGTAAAGGAAGGCCAAATATCTTTACTG ccaCATTTAGCAGCAGATAATCTGGATAAGATCCATGATGAATGTGACAACAATCTGTTGCATGTAGCAGCATCAAAGGGACATGCAGAATGCTTGCAGCATCTCACTTCTTTGATGGGTGAAGACTGTTTGAATGAACGAAACATTGAGCAGCTAACTCCAGCTGGATTAGCAATAAAG aatGGTCAGCTGGAGTGCGTTCGATGGATGGTAAGCGAAACAGAAGCTATTGCAGAATTAAGTTGCTCAAAAGACCACCCAAGCCTTATTCATTATGCAGGTTGCTATGGCCAG GAGAAAATCCTTCTGTGGCTTCTCCAGTTTATGCAAGAACAAGGGATTTCACTGGATGAGGTTGACCAGGATGGAAATACTGCTGTTCACGTAGCTGCTCAACATGGCTATCTAGGATGCATACAG ACATTGGTTGAATATGGAGCAAATGTCACCATGCAAAACCACATGGGAGAAAAACCATCACAAAGTGCTGAGCGACATGGGCACACCATGTGTTCCCGCTACTTAGTAGTTGTTGAGACATGTATGTCATTGGCCTCTCAGGTTGTCAAGCTAACTAAGCAGCTGAAGGA GCAGACAGTGGAACGTGTGACATTACAGAACCAACTCCAGCAGCTTTTAGAAGCCCAGCGGTCAGAGGGCAAGTCACTACCCACATCCCCAAG cttgCCATCATCTCCTGGTTCTGGCAAACCCCAGTGGAAACCATCTGAAGCAGATGAATTGTCTCCACCAAAAAGTAAATTGAACACCCAAGATGGGATTCAGATTCTTGGCAGCTTGGGAACTTCAAGTCGCACTCGAGCCAAGATAAAAGATGAGGACTCAGATAAAATCTTGCGCCAGTTGCTGGGGAAGGAAATCTCTGAAAATGTCTGTATGCAGGAGAAGCTGACTTTGGAATTTCAGGATGCTCATGCATCCTCCAAGAATGTGAAGAAGATATTGCCAGAGAAAAGGGAGCTGAAGCTAGCCAGACTGAGGCAACTGATGCAGAGGTCACTCAGCGAGTCTGACACAGACTCAGCTATTTCTGAGGACCACAAGAACACTCCTGTGAAAAGAACTGACAAACCAAGGCCTCAGCCCATAGTGGAGAGTGTTGAGAACCCAGAGAGTTTGCACCTGATGATCAAGAAACACACTTCTGCAGCAGGACGCCGCTTCCCTTTTGGTATCAGGGTCTCTAAGTCTGTGGATGGCCACAGTCCTTCCCCTACTTCAGAGAGCAGTGACCCAGATAATGAAGCCCTGTATCAGTCTGGTACTGTACCTCAGACCCAGTTTTGTGGAGACAACTCTCCATCCAGCACAGACAGTGCTCAAAAGGTTGCCACCAGCCCTAAGAGTGCTCTCAAGTCTCCATCTTCAAAGCGCAGAACCTCCCAAAATTTGAAACTCCGAGTAACTTTTGAGGAGCCTGTGGTGCAGATGGAGCTAGCAGAGTCAGAACTAAGTGAGGAAAAGGATAAAGACCGGGGCAAAGGAGTCATGCGGGCTCCATCCGGTTCTGGGGAGCCAGCAGGGGACCAGCTGAAAAGGCCTTTTGGAACCTTTCGGTCCATAATGGAGACGCTGAGTGGCAaccaaaataacaacaacaactgTCAAACAGCAAACCTGATCAAAACCTCATCCACGCTGCCTTTTACCTCATTAGGAAGGAAGACAGCAGACAGCAAGGGAAATCCAGCAACTCTCACAAAAGGAAGGAACAAGCCA GGCCCTTACTTCAGCTACACCAGTCTTTCCTCTAGCACGCTGAATGAAGAACTTCTGTGTAACTATGCTTG gCATGATGACATCAATAGGAAAAGCTGGAAATGTGACAGTCAAAGGAGTACTGAAGAGCCAGAGCTGCAGGAGTTCTTCCTCTAA